One window of the Hemitrygon akajei unplaced genomic scaffold, sHemAka1.3 Scf000073, whole genome shotgun sequence genome contains the following:
- the LOC140722246 gene encoding LOW QUALITY PROTEIN: uncharacterized protein (The sequence of the model RefSeq protein was modified relative to this genomic sequence to represent the inferred CDS: substituted 1 base at 1 genomic stop codon): MAQQQVHTGKRPFTCSDCGKGFTCSSKLKVHQRAHTGERPFICSVCGKGFTVTSHLLRHQSVHTGERPFTCSDCGKGFPCSSQLKIHQRVHTGERPFTCSVCGKGFTQSSHLQLHRPVHTGERPFTCSDCGKGFTSSSQLKGHQRVHTGERPFTCLDCGKGFSYSSQLKVHQRVHTGERPFTCSVCGKGFTKSSHPVSHQSVHTGERPFTCSDCGKGFTQSSKLKEHQRVHTGEWPFTCSVCGKGFTSSSQLKVHQRVHTGERPFTCSDCGKGFTYSSQLKVHQRVHTGERPFTCSVCGKGFTSSSKLKVHQRLHTGERPFTCSDCGKGFTCSSQLKVHQRVHTGERPFTCSDCGKGFTCSSELKVHQRVHTGERPFTCSVCGKGFTKSSHLLSHQSVHTGERPFTCSDCGKGFTCSSELKVHQRVHTGERPFTCSVCGKGFTQSSHLQVHRSVHTGERPFTCSDCGKGFTSSSQLKVHQRVHTGERPFTCFDCGKGFTYSSQLKVHQRVHTGERPFTCSDCGKGFTQSSKLKVHQRVHTGERPFTCSVCEKGFTQSSELKVHQRVHTGERPFTCSVCGKGFTKSSHLLSHQSVHTGERPFTCSDCGKGFTKSSELKVHQRVHTGERPFTCSVCGKGFTQSSHLQVHRSVHTGERPFTCSDCGKGFTSSSQLKVHQRVHTGERPFTCFDCGKGFTYSSQLKVHQRVHTGERPFTCSDCGKGFTSSSQLKVHQRVHTGERPFTCSVCGKGFTQSSQLMMHQSVHTGERPFTCSDCGQGFTSSSQLKVHQRVHTRXRPFTCSVCGKGFTSSSQLMVHQGVHTGERPFTCSDCGKGFTCSSQLMVHQRFHTCEWPFTCSDCEKGFALSSHLLTHRRVHTREKPFTCSDCWKGFALSSHLLTHRRVHTREKPFTCSDCWKGFTQSSHLQRHQSVHTGER, from the exons ATGGCAcaacagcaagttcacactggcaagcggccgttcacctgctcagactgtgggaagggattcacttgctcatctaaactgaaggtacatcagagagctcacactggagagaggccattcatctgctcagtgtgtgggaagggattcactgtaacatctcacctactgagacaccagtcagttcacactggcgagcggccgttcacctgctcagactgtgggaagggattcccttgctcatctcaactgaagatacatcagcgagttcacactggagagaggccattcacctgttcagtctgtgggaagggatttactcaatcatcccacctACAGTTGCACAGgcctgttcacactggggagaggccgttcacctgctcagactgtgggaagggattcacttcttcgtcccaactgaagggacatcagcgagttcacactggggagaggccgttcacttgcttggactgtgggaagggattcagttactcatcccaactgaaggtacatcagcgagttcacactggagagaggccgttcacctgctcagtctgtgggaagggattcactaaatcatctcaCCCAGTGagccaccagtcagttcacactggcgagcggccgttcacctgctcagactgtgggaagggattcactcagtcatctaaactgaaggaacatcagcgagttcacactggggagtggccgttcacctgctcagtctgtgggaagggattcacttcttcgtcccaactgaaggtacatcagcgagttcacactggggagaggccgttcacctgctcggactgtgggaagggattcacttactcatcccaactaaaggtacatcagcgagttcacactggagagaggccgttcacctgctcagtctgtgggaagggattcacttcttcgtctaaactgaaggtacatcagagacttcacactggggagaggccgttcacctgctcggactgtgggaagggattcacttgctcatcccaactgaaggtacatcagcgagttcacactggagagcggccgttcacttgctcagactgtgggaagggattcacttgctcatctgaactgaaggtacatcagcgagttcacactggggagaggccattcacctgctcagtgtgtgggaagggattcactaaatcatctcacctactgagccaccagtcagttcacactggcgagcggccgttcacctgctcagactgtgggaagggattcacttgctcatctgaactgaaggtacatcagcgagttcacactggagagaggccattcacctgctcagtctgtgggaagggattcactcaatcatcccacCTACAGGTGCACAGgtctgttcacactggggagaggccgttcacctgctcagactgtgggaagggattcacttcttcatcccaactgaaggtacatcagcgagttcacactggggagaggccgttcacctgcttcgactgtgggaagggattcacttactcatcccaactgaaggtacatcagcgagttcacactggagagaggccattcacctgctcagactgtgggaagggattcactcagtcatctaaactgaaggtacatcagcgagttcacactggagagaggccattcacctgctcagtgtgtgaaaagggattcactcagtcatctgaactgaaggtacatcagcgagttcacactggagagaggccattcacctgctcagtgtgtgggaagggattcacaaaATCATCTCACCTTCTGagccaccagtcagttcacactggcgagcggccgttcacctgctcagactgtgggaagggattcactaagtcatctgaactgaaggtacatcagcgagttcacactggggagagaccattcacctgctcagtctgtgggaagggattcactcaatcatcccacCTACAGGTGCACAGgtctgttcacactggggagaggccgttcacctgctcagactgtgggaagggattcacttcttcgtcccaactgaaggtacatcagcgagttcacactggggagaggccgttcacctgcttcgactgtgggaagggattcacttactcatcccaactgaaggtacatcagcgagttcacactggagagaggccattcacctgctcagactgtgggaagggattcacttcttcatcccaactgaaggtacatcagcgagttcacactggagagaggccattcacctgctcagtgtgtgggaagggattcactcagtcatctcagctGATGatgcaccagtcagttcacactggcgagaggccattcacttgctcagactgtgggcagggattcacttcttcgtcccaactgaaggtacatcagcgagttcacactagatagaggccattcacctgctcagtgtgtgggaagggattcacttcttcgtcccaactgatggtacatcagggagttcacactggggagaggccgttcacctgctcggactgtgggaagggattcacttgctcatcccaactgatggtacatcagcgatttcacacttgtgagtggccgttcacctgctcagactgtgagaaGGGATTTGCTCTGTCATCTCACCTACTAACACATCGgagagttcacactagggagaagccgttcacctgctcagactgttggAAGGGATTTGCTCTGTCATCTCACCTACTAACACATCGgagagttcacactagggagaagccgttcacctgctcagactgttggaagggattcactcagtcatctcatctacagagacatcagtcagttcacactggggagag ATAA